The Lycium ferocissimum isolate CSIRO_LF1 chromosome 10, AGI_CSIRO_Lferr_CH_V1, whole genome shotgun sequence genome window below encodes:
- the LOC132033778 gene encoding uncharacterized protein LOC132033778 isoform X2, with amino-acid sequence MSNAPTKSTSNGFENSLRPEEEQNKIDEMRKLIGPLSGKLALYCSDASISRYLAARSWNVKKAAKMLKATLKWRLDYKPEEIRWDDVASEAETGKIYRSNYTDKHGRPVLVMRPRCQNTKSVKGQIKYLVYCMENAVVNLPEDQEQMVWLIDFHGFNLSNISIKVTKETAHVLQDHYPERLGIAILYDAPKIFEPFWKVAKPFLDPKTASKVKFVYSDDPNSQKMMEELFDMSLIESTFGGDDQADFDVNKYAERMREDDKKLSSFWTKDNNSASTAQPTVIADPSLEPTNSDSESDALDEKAEKHSSLDVDEEESPTEETLPGIDSTNEKADRLKQCN; translated from the exons ATGAGTAATGCTCCAACAAAATCTACTTCAAATGGCTTTGAGAATTCTTTGAGACCGGAAGAAGAACAGAACAAG ATTGATGAGATGAGAAAGTTGATTGGGCCGCTTTCAGGTAAGTTGGCCCTTTATTGTTCTGATGCATCCATTTCAAGATATTTAGCAGCTCGAAGCTGGAATGTAAAGAAGGCAGCTAAGATGCTTAAAGCAACCCTGAAGTGGAGATTGGATTACAAGCCTGAAGAAATTCGCTGG GATGATGTGGCTAGTGAAGCAGAAACAGGCAAAATTTATAGGTCAAACTATACAGACAAGCATGGGAGGCCAGTGCTTGTCATGAGACCTCGATGCCAA AACACCAAGTCTGTTAAAGGACAAATCAAGTATTTAGTGTATTGCATGGAAAACGCTGTTGTAAATCTCCCAGAAGACCAGGAACAGATGGTCTGGTTGATTGATTTTCATGGATTCAATTTGTCAAATATATCAATCAAGGTGACAAAAGAAACAGCTCATGTTTTGCAAGACCATTATCCTGAAAGGCTGGGGATAGCTATTTTATATGATGCACCCAAAATATTCGAACCATTTTGGAAG GTAGCAAAGCCTTTTTTGGACCCAAAGACCGCCAGCAAAGTCAAATTTGTGTACTCAGATGACCCCAACAGCCAaaaaatgatggaagaactGTTTGACATGAGTCTGATAGAGTCTACATTTGGCGGAGATGATCAGGCCGATTTTGACGTCAATAAATATGCTGAGAGGATGAGAGAAGATGATAAAAAGTTATCTTCTTTCTGGACGAAAGACAATAATTCTGCATCAACTGCACAACCAACTGTGATAGCTGACCCCTCTTTAGAGCCAACTAATTCTGATTCTGAATCTGATGCCTTAGATGAGAAAGCAGAGAAACATTCTTCTCTGGATGTTGATGAAGAGGAATCACCAACTGAAGAAACTTTGCCCGGGATTGACAGTACAAATGAGAAAGCTGACAGATTAAAGCAGTGTAACTGA
- the LOC132033778 gene encoding uncharacterized protein LOC132033778 isoform X1, which yields MSNAPTKSTSNGFENSLRPEEEQNKQIDEMRKLIGPLSGKLALYCSDASISRYLAARSWNVKKAAKMLKATLKWRLDYKPEEIRWDDVASEAETGKIYRSNYTDKHGRPVLVMRPRCQNTKSVKGQIKYLVYCMENAVVNLPEDQEQMVWLIDFHGFNLSNISIKVTKETAHVLQDHYPERLGIAILYDAPKIFEPFWKVAKPFLDPKTASKVKFVYSDDPNSQKMMEELFDMSLIESTFGGDDQADFDVNKYAERMREDDKKLSSFWTKDNNSASTAQPTVIADPSLEPTNSDSESDALDEKAEKHSSLDVDEEESPTEETLPGIDSTNEKADRLKQCN from the exons ATGAGTAATGCTCCAACAAAATCTACTTCAAATGGCTTTGAGAATTCTTTGAGACCGGAAGAAGAACAGAACAAG CAGATTGATGAGATGAGAAAGTTGATTGGGCCGCTTTCAGGTAAGTTGGCCCTTTATTGTTCTGATGCATCCATTTCAAGATATTTAGCAGCTCGAAGCTGGAATGTAAAGAAGGCAGCTAAGATGCTTAAAGCAACCCTGAAGTGGAGATTGGATTACAAGCCTGAAGAAATTCGCTGG GATGATGTGGCTAGTGAAGCAGAAACAGGCAAAATTTATAGGTCAAACTATACAGACAAGCATGGGAGGCCAGTGCTTGTCATGAGACCTCGATGCCAA AACACCAAGTCTGTTAAAGGACAAATCAAGTATTTAGTGTATTGCATGGAAAACGCTGTTGTAAATCTCCCAGAAGACCAGGAACAGATGGTCTGGTTGATTGATTTTCATGGATTCAATTTGTCAAATATATCAATCAAGGTGACAAAAGAAACAGCTCATGTTTTGCAAGACCATTATCCTGAAAGGCTGGGGATAGCTATTTTATATGATGCACCCAAAATATTCGAACCATTTTGGAAG GTAGCAAAGCCTTTTTTGGACCCAAAGACCGCCAGCAAAGTCAAATTTGTGTACTCAGATGACCCCAACAGCCAaaaaatgatggaagaactGTTTGACATGAGTCTGATAGAGTCTACATTTGGCGGAGATGATCAGGCCGATTTTGACGTCAATAAATATGCTGAGAGGATGAGAGAAGATGATAAAAAGTTATCTTCTTTCTGGACGAAAGACAATAATTCTGCATCAACTGCACAACCAACTGTGATAGCTGACCCCTCTTTAGAGCCAACTAATTCTGATTCTGAATCTGATGCCTTAGATGAGAAAGCAGAGAAACATTCTTCTCTGGATGTTGATGAAGAGGAATCACCAACTGAAGAAACTTTGCCCGGGATTGACAGTACAAATGAGAAAGCTGACAGATTAAAGCAGTGTAACTGA